DNA from bacterium:
CGTCCGCTTCCCGTCCTCTTCGCCCACCCGCCACGGAGCGCCGAAGGTCTCCCGGATCTCGGCCTGCGTCGTCTCGCCGATGCGGATTTCGGAGACGTGACCCATGGGGAAGTCCCGCCCGACGGTCGCGCAGCCGGCCGCGATGAGCCAGGCGCAGGCGAGCGCGCCGGCCAGGACGCGCGGCATCGCGGGAGCACGGGGAATCCGGATCGTCGGCGCGGTCTGGTTGCTCATCATCTACCTCTTTCTGGACATGAACCTGGAGGCGGCCTTCCGCGTCGGCCCCGCGCCGTCGTCCGACCGTCCCTAATCCGGGATGAAACCGTGTCTTACCAGGAGCATGTCTCCATCCTGGATCAGGCC
Protein-coding regions in this window:
- the bamE gene encoding outer membrane protein assembly factor BamE encodes the protein MPRVLAGALACAWLIAAGCATVGRDFPMGHVSEIRIGETTQAEIRETFGAPWRVGEEDGKRTWTYGKYRYRLLGRPRTSDLVVRFDDGGVVASYSFSTTEHDEGKAD